From the genome of Anopheles funestus chromosome 2RL, idAnoFuneDA-416_04, whole genome shotgun sequence:
AGGTTAACCTTTTGCCAAATTCTGACCGTCAGACGCTGCTGCAACCGATATGAAACATACCGTACCGTAAGGGAGTATATACCCTTCCAAAACAATGCACGAGCAGGGAGAGGGCAACAAAAAGCGAAACCGTTTGAAGAACATTTGAATAGAACAAATTGAAAGCAATTCATACCAGCAGTACGCAAATAGCAGCCATAGACGCCAATTATCATATTAGAAGCTTATATAAAAACGCTTACCAGTGTGCCATGGAGTGTGAAGCGCGATTGTTGGCGGATGAAACGAACGCGAAtagctttttacttatttttacaCAGCGTTCTTAACAGCTTCTAGCGTTTAGTGTTTGCAACGGTGAgcattattaattttaatgagtGAATATTTGTTGATTGAATAGTGTCGCCTGCGATGAATTATCGGGACCGTGTGTGtatattgttttcaaaattttacatacacAACAAAGTCAGCATGCCGATCGATGTATCTACGTATGTATCGTATCGTATCTacggaaaacataaacaattcaatgcaatttaaaaaaaatagtaatccAAAACGTCACGAGACAGGAGAAGATTGACAGGACTACTGGTACTGCTGCGAAAACGACCATTTTAAGTGAATTCATTGAGGTGGTGAAGAAACTCTGCACACAGCAACACGAGATGCTGGAAATTTCATTTGGTAATTGCCACAGAACAGTCTGTTGCAAAAGCCCAACGGAAAGCATATCCGGTGAGATTGGAAACGAAGGAAGATTGCGTGTGGTTGAGCCAAGTTCGTTTTCCGGTGTGAAATAGTGTTCGGGGAGTCATAGGACAATAGACCGCCAGAGAAAAAGAGCGACAACTAGGAATCAACAAATTGGCACGTGGGcctttgtgtgtgtacgtggaGTGGATAAGAGCATATGATGGCaaataaaagaattaaaaaggAATTAGAAGATTTGCGCAAGGACCCACCATCACAATGTTCAGCCGCTCCTGTCGGTGATGATTTGTTCCACTGGAGAGCAACTATCATGGGCCCGCCAGAGAGTCCCTACCAAGGAGGTCTCTTTTCCTTAACAATACGTCTGCCCATCGACTACCCATTCAAACCACCAAATGTGGCTTTTACGACACGTATATACCATCCAAACATAAACAGCAAAGGGGCGATCTGTCTGAACATTTTGAAATCTCAATGGTCTCCCGCTCTGACAATTGcgaagctgttgctgtccatCTGCTCCCTGCTGTGTGACCCCAATCCCGACGACCCGCTGGTGCCAGAAATCGCCAAAGTGTATAAAACCGATCGAAAAATGTACGATACGCTGGCTCGGGAATGGACAACAAGGTTTGCTATGTGATGCGTTCCAGACAAAATTCGCCGCGCAACAAATCCGGGAACATAGCAATACggtcaggccgttctttatgaataagaaaaaaatccggTAACAAACGCATCAACCAGTAAAGATGCAGGATGAAGCAGACGCGGTATCGAGGGAGTTGACATCATCAAAATTTGCTGTAACATCAGACTTGTGCTTGCAGTAacacaaacagcaacagcagcagcagcagcaacaaaataaCAGGAATGGTCCGTACTTCTCTAACGAATTGGCGAGGAATGCGGATGGGTTAAAGGGCGAGGGCAATGGAAAGAACTTTTGCGTCCATTGAATGTCCCAGTGtgctaaaataataaaaattggaCCTCAAGAAGAGATCAAAAAACGTAAATCGCCTGAATACTTAGTAAAGTTAATCTCAATTGCCATTTGACACCTATCTGGGAATGTAATTGTTGTTCTACTTACAATTGCCAATTACTATTGCCATTCTCACTGAAGCTGATATCAACCATAAACGGGTTAGTAGGTCGTGGGGTCTAAGATACTCCTTCTTAACAATTGTACGCACCTTATTACTGAAGGGCCTCGGAGCCAACCTGTAATTAGCCGCTTTACTAATCGAAACCACAGCTACCCTCGTCGGTGCATCGTTTGACCGAGACActgaaatttcaaaataaaaccgCATCACACCCGTATTCGAAGTCCTTCGAAGGATTGTCCCCTAAATTGGCTGGTTTCGTGGCATTGTGTGCGTTGATTGGACCATTGAAAGAAAGATTAGCGTTGCCGTTCGGTATTGCGACGTTCCTTTACCTAACGCAGGTTGGAAAGAATGGTACGTGAACCACGCCATCGACAATGATGACATCCTTCCAGCTGGTAATTGCGCCAACGGGTCGCGCAGAGACATGAATTGGCAGTAAATGTAGGTGTAGCGGTGCGCGTTTGCTTGAATTTAATCAACGTACGTTTCGTAGCGTGCTATAAAAAGCGTGACGTATTAAGTACCCCGGCGTTCGAACCGGCATAAAGCACCTCGGGCGTTATGTGACCTTGCAAGACCGATGCAACCGCAAACCGCTACACCATGGCGTCCAAACAAGAACTGGCCTCTTCCGGAAGGGTTTCAAAAATGGCGTTCATataaacaaccaacaaacagTATCTTCACTACTTGATCGATAGGAGGGTTATTGGTCTGACTGATTGGTTATGCTggacatgttttgttttccttccttctacTCCATTCATGAAAGGGAATGTATCatcgaagcttttttttcggaagtGCGTTACCGCTAGAACACTTTACCAGTTGACCTTCCCGTCGCGGAGAAAAAACACTTTCGGTTACTCGAACTGGTTCCGCTAACCGGTTCAAGTTAAGTGTTGTTCCGTTTGATCCGTCTTTATGTAGTCTTGATTAGGCTGATTACATTCAAGGGACAAAGACGGACGGCAGGCGAAGTGTATGCAGTAGAGTATGGCCCATGtttaattaataacaaatttgCAACGGCGTCATGTCATTCGACAGCACGTTCTCAACGGTTCAGATAGAGGCACATCGCCATAAACAATGTGTGTGCGTAAAGATCAGCTGATAGGTGGCGCATGTTACGGTAAATGAGTAGAGTAGCGGAAGAAACATAACTCACGTTACCGGtgatatgtttattttacgcTATGCCCACACACTGCACGAAATGATAGCAGTCAATATGCAAACAACACGCATGCATACACGAATTAACTTGCGTTCCATCGATCGCTAGATGCGCAAATCATGCGTTAGAATGATGGAGGAGGCAAAATTTGCATGCGTATTGTAGAAATGACCGTTTATCGCTTCCTGCGCGCGCCTGTCTAACTTGCTTTGTCATAATTGACCTGATGGCAGTGTAAATGTGTCTTTTTCCGTCTCGAATCTACAGCCTTGCGTACGCTATATGCGCATCTTGTGGCGTATGTTTTGGGTTAGCTTCTTTATAAGAGGAAGTTAGATGAATACCTTTGGCTACAGGCTTActcatataatgctttaatggacggtcatgcccacagatgtctgtgccagaagttattcgaggaaccaagttccttaccctgtttgagaaaatgtaaaattttcctcatttttgagcaatgtagcaaaatttttaaatgtgatatattttaatgggaatttgttgcaatgtgtttcttttcactcaaataatgctttaaattaaaaaaataataaaaaatcagaaaaaaattttaaaacaattttcaacttgaaaatttcataaggcttaccccttacgttttttttggaaaattttgcaaaaaaaatgaaattgatttattttaatgccaattggttgcaatgtgtttcttttcactcaagtaatgctttaaataaaaaaagagtgaaaaataataaaaaaaatcaaaaaattcaaaaaattgaaaatttactaaggctcatttttgcaccaagttttgcctataactcggtcggtatccaacggatcgccaatctttaacctgtggtcgatagatggcaccaatggctacattttcttcttggacggccatgccctcagatgtctgtgccagaagttattcgaggaaccaagttccttaccctgtttgagaaaatgtaaaattttcctcatttttgcaccaagttttgcctataactcgatcggtatccaacggatcgccaatctttaacctgtggtcgatagatggcatcaatggctacattttcttcttggacggccatgccctcagatgtctgtgccggaagttattcgaggaaccaagttccttaccctgtttgagaaaatgtaaaattttcctcatttttgagcaatgtagcaaaatttttaaatgtgatatattttaatgggaaattgttgcaatgtgtttcttttcactcaaataatgctttaaattaaaaaaataataaaaaatcaaaaaaaaatttaaaaacaattttcaactcgaaaatttcataaggcttaccccttacgttttttttggaaaattttgcaaaaaaaatgaaattgatttattttaatgccaattggttgcaatgtgtttcttttcactcaagtaatgctttaaataaaaaaagagggaaaaataataaaaaaaatcaaaaaattcaaaaaattgaaaatttactaaggctcatttttgcaccaagttttgcctataactcgatcggtatccaacggatcgccaatctttaacctgtggtcgatagatggcatcaatggctacattttcttcctggacggccatgccctcagatgtctgtgccggaagttattcgaggaaccaagttccttaccctgtttgagaaaatgtaaaattttcctcatttttgagcaatgtagcaaaatttttaaatgtgatatattttaatgggaaattgttgcaatgtgtttcttttcactcaaataatgctttaaattaaaaaaataataaaaaatcagaaaaaaattttaaaaaaatttttaactcgaaaatttcataaggcttaccccttacgttttttttgggaaattttgcaaaaaaaatgaaattgatttattttaatgccaattggttgcaatgtgtttcttttcactcaagtaatgctttaaataaaaaaagagggaaaaataataaaaaaaatcaaaaaattcaaaaaattgaaaatttactaaggctcatttttgcaccaagttttgcctataactcgatcggtatccaacggatcgccaatctttaacctgtggtcgatagatggcatcaatggctacattttcttcctggacggccatgccctcagatgtctgtgccggaagttattcgaggaaccaagttccttaccctgtttgagaaaatgtaaaattttcctcatttttgagcaatgtagcaaaatttttaaatgtgatatattttaatgggaaattgttgcaatgtgtttcttttcactcaaataatgctttaaattaaaaaaataataaaaaatcagaaaaaaattttaaaaaaattttcaactcgaaaatttcataaggcttaccccttacgatttttttggaaaatttttcaaaaaaaaatgaaattgatttattttaatgccaattggttgcaatgtgtttcttttcactcaagtaatgctgcaaataaaaaaagagtgaaaaataattaaaaaaatcaaaaaattcaaaaaattgaaaatttactaaggctcatttttgcaccaagatttgcctataactcggtcggtatccaacggatcgccaatctttaacctgtggtcgatagatggcaccaatggctacattttcttcttggacggccatgccctcagatgtctgtgccagaagttattcgaggaaccaagttccttaccctgtttgagaaaatgtaaaattttcctcatttttgcaccaagttttgcctataactcgatcggtatccaacggatcgccaatctttaacctgtggtcgatagatggcatcaatggctacattttcttcttggacggccatgccctcagatgtctgtgccggaagttattcgaggaaccaagttccttaccctgtttgagaaaatgtaaaattttcctcatttttgagcaatgtagcaaaatttttaaatatgatatattttaatgggaaattgttgcaatgtgtttcttttcactcaaataatgctttaaattaaaaaaataataaaaaatcagaaagaaattttaaaaaaattttcaactcgaaaatttcataaggcttaccccttacgttttttttggaaaattttgcaaaaaaaatgaaattgatttattttaatgccaattggttgcaatgtgtttcttttcactcaagtaaagctttaaataaaaaaagagtgaaaaataataaaaaaaatcaaaaaattcaaaaaattgaaaatttacaaaggctcatttttgcaccaagatttgcctataactcggtcggtatccaacggatcgccaatctttaacctgtggtcgatagatggcaccaatggctacattttcttcttggacggccatgacctcagatgtccgtgccagaagttattcgaggaaccaagttccttaccctgtttgagaaaatgtaaaattttcctcatttttgcaccaagttttgcctataactcgatcggtatccaacggatcgccaatctttaacctgtggtcgatagatggcatcaatggctacattttcttcctggacggccatgccctcagatgtctgtgccggaagttattcgaggaaccaagttccttaccctgtttgagaaaatgtaaaattttcctcatttttgagcaatgtagcaaaatttttaaatgtgatatattttaatgggaaattgttgcaatgtgtttcttttcactcaaataatgctttaaattaaaaaaataataaaaaatcagaaaaaaattttaaaaaaattttcaactcgaaaatttcataaggcttaccccttacgatttttttggaaaatttttcaaaaaaaatgaaattgatttattttaatgccaattggttgcaatgtgtttcttttcactcaagtaatgctgtaaataaaaaaagagtgaaaaataataaaaaaaatcaaaaaattcaaaaaattgaaaatttacaaaggctcatttttgcaccaagatttgcctataactcggtcggtatccaacggatcgccaatctttaacctgtggtcgatagatggcaccaatggctacattttcttcttggacggccatgacctcagatgtccgtgccagaagttattcgaggaaccaagttccttaccctgtttgagaaaatgtaaaattttcctcatttttgc
Proteins encoded in this window:
- the LOC125761775 gene encoding ubiquitin-conjugating enzyme E2 2-like encodes the protein MMANKRIKKELEDLRKDPPSQCSAAPVGDDLFHWRATIMGPPESPYQGGLFSLTIRLPIDYPFKPPNVAFTTRIYHPNINSKGAICLNILKSQWSPALTIAKLLLSICSLLCDPNPDDPLVPEIAKVYKTDRKMYDTLAREWTTRFAM